The genomic window TCTCCAGGCAGACGGTGCCCAGATCTTCCGAACCGACCATGATCGAGCCGCCGCCCAGGGCCGTTGGCTGCACGACCCGCCAAACGCCGTGGCCGAGGGCTTGATATTGCCAGGCCAGCTTGCCGGAGGCCGGATCGACGGCAATCACTCCTTCGTCGCTGAGAAAGACGACCAGCGTTTCGTCGTCGACGGTGATCGGCTGTGCCGAGCTATAGCTGATGGGCCCGGTGCCGGCGGTCCAGGCCGGGCTGCCGTCGTTCGTGCGATAGGCCACCAGGCCCTTGCCGTCTTTTCCGCCGGCAAACGTGACGACCACGTCGTCGACGACCAGCGGCGAGCTGGAAAAGCCCCACATCGGCAACGCCGCGTCCGTGTCTTTCACGAGATTGCGCGACCATTTCGCCCGACCACTCGCGGCGTCGAGGCAGTTGAGAATGCCGGTTCCTCCCTGCGTGTAGAGATCGCCGGCGAAAAATTCGGGCGTGGCACGCGGGCCGGCGCCACTTTGACTGTCCCAATATCGCACCGGGTCTTCGTGCGACCATAGGCGTTTGCCCGATTGAGCATCGAGGCAGACCACCAGCTCCTGCTCGCCCACTTGCTCTTGCGTGAAGAGCCGCCCGTCGACAATCACCACCGACGACCAGGCGGGACCAATTCTCTGCCGCCAGACCTGCTTGGGCGGCGACTTTTCCCAATCGACACCGATCTTGAGGCCCCGCACCTCGCCGTTGCGCAGGGGGCCGCGGAAGGCGGTCCAGTCGCCCGGCTGGGCCACCAAGTCGCGCGCCGGCGGATCCTGTTCGGCCGCGTCGGCCGATTGCGCGTCGGCCGCGGTTTTGGCACGCGCCGCCAGATACGTGTCTTCGGCGGTGGGTGTCCAGCGCCACTGCGTTTGGAACTTGACGTCGCCGCTGACGCCGTTCATTTTAACGAGCGACACATAGACCCAAGGGAGGCAGACCGCCGCCATGGTTCCCCAGCGAAAGACGGGCGCCGGCGCGCGGCGCACGATGGCCATCCAGACAATCCAAACGGTGAGCACCCAAGGCAATCCAATAAAGATCACACCGACGGGGCCCAGCGTGTTTTGCGAGGCAGCGATGGCCGCCGCGCCGCCGAGCACCACGGCCGCAAAGACCATCAGGCGATCGCGGCCGGCGACGGACCGGTTCGTCAGCCACCAGATGACGAACAACAAGGTCACCAAGACGCCCACGCCCGCCAGACCCATGAAGCTGGTGGTAATCGGCAGCTCCAGGCGGCCGATCGCGGTCCTCACCGCCCAGTAAGCTGCGATCAACAGGTAACCGGGCCACAGCCGTCGCGGCGCCGCCGGGGCGTGGCTCGTCGGTTGCGGATCAACTGGCGCTGGCGGCGCCGCCGCGGGAAGGTCGTCGTTCATCGGGGTCACTTTCAGCTTCGTGGAGCGCCGCTTTCGGGGCGCGATTGGGGGCCGCAGAGCAGGCCGCTGTGCCAACAGTCTATCCGCGCGCCGACCATCGAGTCCAGGTGGTTTGCGTTGTCTGTGCTTCTCGCGCCTCACCTGATTCTGAGGGCGCGGCAGGTCTCTTGGTAGCTCGATTCCAAATCGAGCGAGATGGCCCTGGTTTCCGTGAGCCAGATCGGCAGCGTCGGCAGAGGTTGGCCGATGGCGAGCGGATGATACCAATTATCCATCATGCGGCGGCGATCTTCGTAGCGCATGCGAAGCGTCGCGGCGTACATCGGCGGCGGTTCGGTCCCCAAGGCCGGATCGACGCCGTTGAGAAAATTCAACACCTCCGCATACAGATTGAAATCCAACGTGCTCACGACATCCACCATCGACACGCAGATATTGTTCGTGAGCAGCGTGGCCGCTTTGGCAACGAAGGTTGCGCGGTTTTCGGGACGGTCCTTATTCGAAGGGCTGAGGATTTCGATGGCCGCCACCAAGTGCCGGTTGCGCCGGCTGTCGTAAATCCGGACTTCGTAGACATCCTGATTCGGCAACCGCGGTTCCAAGGTCAGCGTCGGCTTCGGCGGCGCATAGGTCGCGACCGCCACACCGCCTTTGGTCAAATCGAAGTCATTGGCTTCTGCAAAGGGCCTGCGGTAAGTGCCGATATCGACTTCGTAGAGCGTGCCAAGATGCACGCCGGGAGCGGCGAAATAAGGCTCCGGCAGAATCTCGGTCAGCTCCTGGACGATCATCATCGGCCAGCCGCCGTGAAGTTCGTCCCAGGAATGAACGTCATCCACAGGTGGGCGAAAGTGATCGCGTAGCGGCATAGGATCCTCCGTTTGGAATCATTGTAGCATGATCGTTGCCGTTGCCAGTGGATCGCGGTCGCTCTCGGCCCCAGGTGGCCGCGACCACGCTTGCTAATCGAGCGTCGCCCCGCCATCGACGACCAGCTTGGCCCCGGTGACGAACGACGCTTCATCCGACGCCAAGAACAGCGCGGCGTAGGCCACTTCGCTGGGCCGCCCCATGCGCTGCATCGGCGAGACGGCGGCCAGCTTGGCCAAGGCTACTTCGCGGTCGATGCCCAGTTTTTGAATGTGATAATCGGTGGCCCGCGTATGGATTTCGCCCGGACAAATCGCGTTGACGCGGATGTTCTCCGCGGCCAAATCGAGCGCCATGCAGCGGGTCGATTGCAGCAGCGCGCCCTTCGACGAGTTGTAGGGCACAAAGCCCGGCTGCGCGATAAAGCCGCTCACCGATGCGATGTTGACGATCGACCCGCCGCCCGCCCGGCGCATCGAGGGCAACACGTGCTTGGCGCACAGCGCCGGGCCCAGCACGTTCACGGCCAACACGCGCTCCCAGTCGGCCCGGCTGGCCTGCTCGACCTTGCCGAACACGAACGCCGCCGCGTTGTTCACCAGCACGCCCACCGGGCCAAAGTGCTTCTCGGCCGCTTCGGCCATCGCGCGGCAGGCTGCTTCGTCGGCCACGTCGGTGCGCACGAACTCGGCGGTGCCTCCGGCGGCACGAATGGCCGCCACCGTCTCGCGGCCGCCCGGCTCTTCGATTTCGGCGACGAGCACCTTGGCGCCTTCCTGAGCGAAGAGCTCGGCGATAGCCCGCCCGATGCCCGAACCGGCCCCGGTGACGATGGCAGCCTTGTTCTTCAGACGCATGTTATTTGCCGCTCTTCTTGGCCTTCTTGCCGGGGGCTTTTTTGGCGGACTTCTTTCCGGCCGCCTTTTTCGCGGTCTTTTTCGCCGCGGCAGCCGCGGTCCCCGGCTTGCCGAAAACGCTCTCCCAATTCTTCGAAAACTCGGGGCTCGGCCCCGAACGAACGATCGGTCCAGACATCGTTGCGATGACTCCTGATGGTTGTGCTTGATGAACTGCTAGGCCAACTATTGTAAAGCGCGTGGCAAGCTCCACAAGTCCCGCGCAATCCACTGGACACGCCGTTCGTTCGCCATATACTTGTCGGAAATCGTTCCCCAACTTTGCGTAAGCGTGTCGTTCGATGCTCACGGAATCCTTTCTGGCGATTGTCGCCTTGACGGCGTTGATGGTGGTCGGCCTGGCCGCGCTGGCAAAACTTCTCTTCGGTGAGTGATGACGGCCGGCGACTGGCAAGCGCTGGCCGCGTCGCTCGGGCGGCGGTTCGCGGTCGTCGAACAGACGATCGAAGCAGCCGGCCGGCCGTTCGCGCTCATCAAGCCGCGCAGCTCGGACGAGTTGATCAGCGAGGACGATTTCAACCGCGACGCGCGTCTGCCCTACTGGGCCGACGTCTGGCCTTCGGCGCTGTGCCTTGCCGAGCGGACCGCCCGCATCCGCGGCGCCGGCAAACGGCTGATCGAGCTGGGCTGCGGCGTGGGCTTGGTTTGCGCCGTGGCCGCGCAGCGCGGGTTCGAGGTGCTGGCGACCGATTACTATGCCGAAGCGCTGGAATTCACCGAGGTCAATCGTGCCCGCAACGGTTTGCCGCCCATCGCGACCCGCTTGATCGATTGGCGAAATCTTCCGTCCGATTTGGGAACCTTTGACGTGGTGGCGGCGGCCGACGTGCTCTACGAAAAGGCCTATCCCGCGTTGATCGCCGCGGCCATCGAGCACACGCTGGCCGCCGATGGTTTGGCATTGGTCGCCGACCCCGGTCGCCCTGGAGCGGCGCGGTTCCACGACGAATGCCGCAGCCGCGGTCTGGCCATCGAGCGCGTGCTTCAGGCGCCGTTCGACAACGGCACGGTTCCGCACACGGTGGATCTGTACGAGATAAAAAGGGCTTAGGCGATCAGGCATCACCTGGTAACGGTTTCCACCTGGGCAGACCTACATTCCAACCTTCTTCTGCCAATCCGCGTCATAGCCAGTGCCCGCGGCGGCGATGGTCGCCAGGTCGTGGTAGCACTCACTCAGGAGCACGCCGGGTACGTCGCGCAGGGGCGTGCCCGGCTGGTCGAATGGCATCCCGGCCGATTCGCCGCCGGTGGGCAGAAAGTGCAGGCTCATCAAAGCCACCGTGCGGTTCTCTTCCGGCAGGCCGTTGCCGCTGAAGCGCAGCTCAAGCTTCAGGCCCATGCCGGCGAGCGTTTTCTCGTAGTGGTAAAACCAGCCGCCGTCCTGCGCCGGACCGCGTGTATAGCCGAGCCGCGTGGCCAGCCCGCGAAGCTTGAACGCTTCGATAAGATGGCCCTCGAAGTCAGCAAGTTCCGTGGCGTCTTGCTTGTCGTCGGGCAGAACGTATCCCGGTCGCCCGAACTGCACGAAGAGCAGTTCCACTTCGTAGTCCGCGAAATGTTGCGTCCAGGCCGCCGACGTTTCGGGTGAGACCAAGGAGCCGTGAGCCAGTCGCAGTTGGGCACCGGCTGGCACGACGACCTGCTCGTCGTTTTCATCGGTGAGCGTGCCGTCGTCGAGCGGACGAAAGGTCTGAGAGAGCCTTTCCCCGTCGAGCACCGCCCAAACCAGCCGTTGGCAGAGGCGACCGACGATGGGATGCTGGTGAAGGTACGCGTTCCAGTCGGCGTAGCTCCAGGTGCGCTCGGTACACATCGCCTCATAAAGCCGCGCCTTCTGTTGGGCCACAAGCTTTTTCAATTCACTCTTCGCGGTCGAGAGCTGCTTTCTGGCGGCCTTGGCTTTGTCGGGGTCGTCGTCCTTGCGCGGTTCGGGCAACGACTTGAGCGGCTTGCCGTTTTCATCGGCCAGCGCGATCGTGAAGTCGGGTAGTAGCCTGGCCGTTAGTTGCCGCGAGCCGTAGTCGAGTTCGAGCGACAGGCTGTCGTCGAAGCCGGCCGTCGGCACGGTGCGGTCGGCCAATTCATCGATGGTCCACCCCTTGCGTTCGGCCACAATCTTCACGTACTTTTCGGCCTCTTCGCGGATGCCCTTCGTGCGAAAGCGATTGGCCACCGAGAGCAGCAGTTGGATGGCGGCCGGGCGATCGAGAGAAGCCAGCATGGCGACCAGCGCTTTGCACTGTGCGGCGCGATGGCCGTACCATTGCTTCAAATAATCGCCGACGATTTTTACTGCCTCATCGCCGCAGCAGGCGGCGGCCAGGGCGAGGATGCCCTTTTGCTTGACAGCCGAGCCGAGGCACTCGAGGCTCAACATTCTATACGCGGCATCTTCCCATTGCTGGAGCGTCATAACTTGAGGAAACATCCGATGCGATTGAGCCGCCTGCTGTTTCGCCAGTTGACGCGCCTGGGCGTCACTGTGTTTGCGATGTATGTCATGCTCGATCCAACTCCTCAGCACAAACAACCCCAACGTCTGGCGGTCGTCGGGCGCGAACTGCCGACAATAACGCCGCAGCAGTGCTCCCGCCTCCGGGCTACCCAACTTGTGCGTGTTGGCGAGAAACCAGTTGAGAATCTCGACCGGCACTGGCTCGTTCGAGTTCTGCCAGCGGACCTCGGGCCAGGAATGGCAAGGGAACCAGGCCAAGTCTTTATGCAGTCCCTTCTTCAGGCCCCGCTCCGCCGCGGCCAACAGTTGGTCGCGGTCGAGATAGCGATCGATCGCTTCGCCCAGCCGCTCCAGCGCGGTCAACATCGCGTCTTTGGCGGCGTCTTGTTTCTCTTTCGCGAGCGCCTTGTGCAAGACGGCTGCCGCCTGCTTATCGCGCGAACGTCCCAACCATTCGGCAGCCACCACGCGCGTCTGGTAATCGCCGCTGGTCAAGGCGTCGGCCACCCGTTGCCTGAAGTCGGGCACGCGCTCCATGATTCTTTGGGCTGCGGCGCGATCGGTCTTTCCTGCGCCGATCGCAATTTGCCATATCCGGCCGATCAGCGACGGAGGCACAGACGGAAAATGCGAGAGCAGCTTTAAGGCGTTGGTGCGCGCG from Pirellulales bacterium includes these protein-coding regions:
- a CDS encoding PQQ-binding-like beta-propeller repeat protein, which produces MNDDLPAAAPPAPVDPQPTSHAPAAPRRLWPGYLLIAAYWAVRTAIGRLELPITTSFMGLAGVGVLVTLLFVIWWLTNRSVAGRDRLMVFAAVVLGGAAAIAASQNTLGPVGVIFIGLPWVLTVWIVWMAIVRRAPAPVFRWGTMAAVCLPWVYVSLVKMNGVSGDVKFQTQWRWTPTAEDTYLAARAKTAADAQSADAAEQDPPARDLVAQPGDWTAFRGPLRNGEVRGLKIGVDWEKSPPKQVWRQRIGPAWSSVVIVDGRLFTQEQVGEQELVVCLDAQSGKRLWSHEDPVRYWDSQSGAGPRATPEFFAGDLYTQGGTGILNCLDAASGRAKWSRNLVKDTDAALPMWGFSSSPLVVDDVVVTFAGGKDGKGLVAYRTNDGSPAWTAGTGPISYSSAQPITVDDETLVVFLSDEGVIAVDPASGKLAWQYQALGHGVWRVVQPTALGGGSIMVGSEDLGTVCLETRKEDGQWQVRKRWTSNQLRPSFNDVVVYDGCAYGFDLGIFCCFDTQTGKRRWKGGRYGHGQVLLLTDQALLLVTAESGEAVLLEATPEKHRELARMQAIEGKTWNHPAIAHGCLYLRNDQEIACYRLPPASDEMAAR
- a CDS encoding DUF4058 family protein, which codes for MPLRDHFRPPVDDVHSWDELHGGWPMMIVQELTEILPEPYFAAPGVHLGTLYEVDIGTYRRPFAEANDFDLTKGGVAVATYAPPKPTLTLEPRLPNQDVYEVRIYDSRRNRHLVAAIEILSPSNKDRPENRATFVAKAATLLTNNICVSMVDVVSTLDFNLYAEVLNFLNGVDPALGTEPPPMYAATLRMRYEDRRRMMDNWYHPLAIGQPLPTLPIWLTETRAISLDLESSYQETCRALRIR
- a CDS encoding glucose 1-dehydrogenase translates to MRLKNKAAIVTGAGSGIGRAIAELFAQEGAKVLVAEIEEPGGRETVAAIRAAGGTAEFVRTDVADEAACRAMAEAAEKHFGPVGVLVNNAAAFVFGKVEQASRADWERVLAVNVLGPALCAKHVLPSMRRAGGGSIVNIASVSGFIAQPGFVPYNSSKGALLQSTRCMALDLAAENIRVNAICPGEIHTRATDYHIQKLGIDREVALAKLAAVSPMQRMGRPSEVAYAALFLASDEASFVTGAKLVVDGGATLD
- a CDS encoding methyltransferase domain-containing protein; this translates as MTAGDWQALAASLGRRFAVVEQTIEAAGRPFALIKPRSSDELISEDDFNRDARLPYWADVWPSALCLAERTARIRGAGKRLIELGCGVGLVCAVAAQRGFEVLATDYYAEALEFTEVNRARNGLPPIATRLIDWRNLPSDLGTFDVVAAADVLYEKAYPALIAAAIEHTLAADGLALVADPGRPGAARFHDECRSRGLAIERVLQAPFDNGTVPHTVDLYEIKRA
- a CDS encoding DUF4132 domain-containing protein; this encodes MPFATYKNLAGFSPEKIALLEKDFAGLNESRGDLAERAVRYVVDGDDANVLEALAKAHNPAQQLRLIRPLGTYHPNNHDDAARNDFFATVEPGASEPYLRLAKVYEAAAKGSSSVQLHFQIYYGGLPWLELFLQEVWIRGMRLQIRRHVQPYFPLSLIEDMLAAEGHDPALLIKNLFSTEPQDNLRFLWAMTFKALSGFNASITKHREVVANALLQADAARKVELLEMLDKHDVSPDSFLPELVSLATSGAKTVREATVPLLSHVREQARPFVEQVAMQGAATERAAAIRWLARFACDVAKEFLLARQQAENAPKVQEAIGEALSELTDSPAAVTCDTAPCLPPIGPVETVVPLTASAREAIAELIEAYNEAAIERNQALALHRQQHPGHGQPDSPIYDQTRIDETCRLLETLTDAAPLLNGEPPLPLLYGANTFDHFNRLAQHPDIRLIHLVRLMTLTGYITARHWANPTMFWGTDGSLRAYHEHHIPGVTLREFAAVLEGIGIDSRMIGYELLSGDQSRFQWLADGSVEYFSERLDILQKSLDARALAGTFHYEWLGARTNALKLLSHFPSVPPSLIGRIWQIAIGAGKTDRAAAQRIMERVPDFRQRVADALTSGDYQTRVVAAEWLGRSRDKQAAAVLHKALAKEKQDAAKDAMLTALERLGEAIDRYLDRDQLLAAAERGLKKGLHKDLAWFPCHSWPEVRWQNSNEPVPVEILNWFLANTHKLGSPEAGALLRRYCRQFAPDDRQTLGLFVLRSWIEHDIHRKHSDAQARQLAKQQAAQSHRMFPQVMTLQQWEDAAYRMLSLECLGSAVKQKGILALAAACCGDEAVKIVGDYLKQWYGHRAAQCKALVAMLASLDRPAAIQLLLSVANRFRTKGIREEAEKYVKIVAERKGWTIDELADRTVPTAGFDDSLSLELDYGSRQLTARLLPDFTIALADENGKPLKSLPEPRKDDDPDKAKAARKQLSTAKSELKKLVAQQKARLYEAMCTERTWSYADWNAYLHQHPIVGRLCQRLVWAVLDGERLSQTFRPLDDGTLTDENDEQVVVPAGAQLRLAHGSLVSPETSAAWTQHFADYEVELLFVQFGRPGYVLPDDKQDATELADFEGHLIEAFKLRGLATRLGYTRGPAQDGGWFYHYEKTLAGMGLKLELRFSGNGLPEENRTVALMSLHFLPTGGESAGMPFDQPGTPLRDVPGVLLSECYHDLATIAAAGTGYDADWQKKVGM